Proteins co-encoded in one Quercus robur chromosome 8, dhQueRobu3.1, whole genome shotgun sequence genomic window:
- the LOC126694298 gene encoding protein NOI4 isoform X1 — MSSGSNGHFLPFKVDGWRQDKGQPLPKFGEWDVNDPASAEGFTVIFNKARDEKKTGGKPESPGKGDSQIKPGVDTAKPQAKKWFCCFQEPPTQS, encoded by the exons ATGAGCTCCGGCTCAAATGGGCACTTCCTCCCGTTCAAAGTTGATGGGTGGAGG CAGGACAAGGGTCAACCACTACCAAAATTTGGTGAATGGGATGTCAATGATCCTGCTTCAGCTGAAGGATTTACTGTGATTTTTAATAAGGCTAGGGATGAAAAGAAAACGGGCGGCAAACCAGAGTCACCTGGAAAGGGTGATTCTCAAATCAAGCCTGGAGTTGATACTGCCAAGCCTCAGGCT AAAAAATGGTTTTGCTGCTTTCAAGAACCACCTACACAATCCTGA
- the LOC126694298 gene encoding protein NOI4 isoform X4 — translation MSDKGQPLPKFGEWDVNDPASAEGFTVIFNKARDEKKTGGKPESPGKGDSQIKPGVDTAKPQAKKWFCCFQEPPTQS, via the exons ATGTCG GACAAGGGTCAACCACTACCAAAATTTGGTGAATGGGATGTCAATGATCCTGCTTCAGCTGAAGGATTTACTGTGATTTTTAATAAGGCTAGGGATGAAAAGAAAACGGGCGGCAAACCAGAGTCACCTGGAAAGGGTGATTCTCAAATCAAGCCTGGAGTTGATACTGCCAAGCCTCAGGCT AAAAAATGGTTTTGCTGCTTTCAAGAACCACCTACACAATCCTGA
- the LOC126694298 gene encoding protein NOI4 isoform X3 — MSQDKGQPLPKFGEWDVNDPASAEGFTVIFNKARDEKKTGGKPESPGKGDSQIKPGVDTAKPQAKKWFCCFQEPPTQS, encoded by the exons ATGTCG CAGGACAAGGGTCAACCACTACCAAAATTTGGTGAATGGGATGTCAATGATCCTGCTTCAGCTGAAGGATTTACTGTGATTTTTAATAAGGCTAGGGATGAAAAGAAAACGGGCGGCAAACCAGAGTCACCTGGAAAGGGTGATTCTCAAATCAAGCCTGGAGTTGATACTGCCAAGCCTCAGGCT AAAAAATGGTTTTGCTGCTTTCAAGAACCACCTACACAATCCTGA
- the LOC126694299 gene encoding pentatricopeptide repeat-containing protein At5g55840: MCFSSLSAKISLISHRVSKFRAFSHMGFSSFARERNTCNSRSLNEALQNIHTAGAEMEKSIYTLLTIDRWESLNHMEYRLASLRPVHGRLALKFLNWVIKQPGLELNHLTHILCITTHVLVRARMYDSAKSILRHLSQMGIGTNSVFGAVMDTYPLCNSNPAVFDLLIRVYIRERMVRDAVETFYLMGFRGFRPSVFTCNMILASMVKDRRAGMVWSFFKEMLGRKVCPNVATFNILINALCVDGKLKKASYLLRKMEDSGYIPTIVTYNTLLNWYCKKGRYKAAFELIDYMGSKGIEADVCTYNMFIDDLCRNSRSAKGYLLLKKMRKKMVFPNEVTYNTLINGFVKEGKIGVATRLLDEMTLLNLSLNCITYNSLVDGHCKKGSFEEAFRLLDMMEAEGLQPNDVSYGTLLNGLCKHANFELARSVLERMRMKGMEVNCISYTAMIDGLCKNGLLNEAVQLLNKMSTECVNPDVFTFSVLINGFCRVGKIKNAKEILCKIYKAGLLPNNIIYSTLVYNFCKMGNITEALRVYAAMNINGCDVDHFTCNMLVTSLCGVGKVVEAEDFMHHMSRVGLGPNSVTFDCIIDGYGNLGDGLKAFSIFDEMNRLGHHPSPFTYGSLLKGLCKGGNLGEAKKFLNKLYHIPSAVDTVLYNTILAETCKLGNLQAAVVLLDEMVQNGVLPDSYTYTIILSGLCRKGKLVAAILLLGKLMEKETLSPNMVSYTCLVDGLFKVGQSKAALYLYEEMENKGLNPDTIALNAILDGYSRMGKLVQANNLYSTMRSKSLCPTLATYNILLHGYSKKHILVACSRLFSIMMRTGFLPDKLTWHSLIFGLCESGMLDVGIKMLKKMTMEGVIADQFTFNMLIAKCCETGEMSKAFDLVNIMNYFGVCSDVNTQNAILNGLVRTSSFRESHILLHDMLEKGFIPKCTQYITLINGMCRVGDIQGAFKLKDEMEALGISSRDVAESAMVRGLARGGKIEEAMLVFNCMLQMRLIPTTATFTSLMHILCKDANLKQALKLKGIMEHCGLKLDVAAYNVLISGLCANGDGVVAFELYEEMKQIGLWPNTTTYAVLIEAISAENNIVKGEMLLRDLQERGWISWDWDGSTQQLNEGLIIAMKKISSLRKNRRKPKISRKTI; encoded by the exons ATGTGTTTTAGTTCTTTATCAGCCAAAATTTCTCTGATTTCACACCGAGTATCAAAATTTAGAGCCTTTTCTCACATGGGGTTCTCTAGTTTTGCCAGAGAAAGGAATACATGCAATTCTCGTAGCCTAAATGAAGCACTGCAGAACATACATACCGCTG GTGCAGAAATGGAGAAGAGCATATACACACTTCTCACTATAGACCGTTGGGAGTCACTGAACCACATGGAATATAGGTTGGCTTCACTTAGACCAGTTCATGGGAGGCTGGCCTTGAAATTCCTCAACTGGGTTATCAAGCAACCTGGTTTGGAACTCAATCATCTTACCCATATACTTTGCATTACAACCCATGTACTTGTTAGAGCTAGAATGTATGACTCTGCCAAATCAATTTTGAGGCACTTATCACAAATGGGTATTGGGACTAATTCAGTTTTTGGTGCTGTTATGGACACTTACCCTCTTTGTAATTCAAATCCTGCAGTTTTTGACCTTCTAATTAGGGTTTATATTAGAGAAAGGATGGTTAGAGATGCTGTAGAAACTTTCTATTTGATGGGGTTTCGGGGATTTAGGCCGTCGGTTTTCACGTGTAATATGATTCTAGCTTCAATGGTGAAAGATAGGAGAGCCGGGATGGTTTGGTCTTTTTTCAAGGAAATGCTTGGAAGGAAGGTTTGTCCTAATGTTGCTACTTTTAATATATTGATAAATGCCTTATGTGTGGACGGGAAGCTAAAGAAAGCCAGTTATCTGTTAAGAAAGATGGAAGATAGTGGTTATATTCCAACTATAGTTACTTATAATACTTTGCTCAATTGGTATTGCAAGAAGGGACGATACAAAGCGGCATTTGAGCTCATTGACTATATGGGATCTAAGGGTATTGAAGCAGATGTTTGTACATATAATAtgtttattgatgatttgtGTAGAAACAGCAGGAGTGCGAAAGGTTATTTACTGCTaaaaaagatgaggaaaaagATGGTATTTCCTAATGAAGTGACTTATAATACTCTGATTAATGGGTTTGTTAAGGAGGGAAAGATTGGAGTTGCTACTCGGCTTTTGGATGAGATGACACTACTTAATCTTTCACTGAACTGTATTACTTACAATTCTTTGGTTGATGGGCACTGTAAAAAGGGTAGTTTTGAGGAAGCATTTAGACTTTTGGATATGATGGAAGCAGAGGGATTGCAGCCTAATGATGTCAGTTATGGGACTCTTTTAAATGGGCTGTGCAAGCATGCCAATTTTGAATTAGCAAGAAGTGTTCTAGAGAGAATGAGGATGAAGGGGATGGAGGTTAATTGTATTTCTTACACTGCAATGATTGATGGATTATGCAAAAATGGGTTGCTTAATGAAGCTGTGCAGTTGCTCAATAAGATGTCTACGGAATGTGTCAATCCTgatgtttttacattttcagTGCTCATAAATGGATTTTGCAGAGTGGGGAAGATAAAAAATGCAAAGGAGATattatgtaaaatttataaagcTGGACTTCTACCAAACAATATCATATACTCAACATTAGTCTATAATTTTTGCAAGATGGGAAATATTACAGAGGCATTGAGAGTCTATGCAGCTATGAATATCAATGGCTGTGATGTGGACCATTTCACATGTAACATGTTGGTTACTTCTTTATGTGGGGTTGGAAAAGTTGTAGAGGCAGAAGATTTTATGCATCACATGAGTAGGGTAGGCCTTGGTCCTAACTCTGTCACTTTTGATTGTATCATAGATGGCTATGGAAATTTGGGTGACGGGTTAAaagcattttctatttttgatgaaatgaaTAGATTAGGTCATCACCCAAGTCCTTTTACATATGGGAGTTTACTGAAAGGACTATGCAAGGGGGGAAATCTGGGGGAGGCAAAGAAATTTTTGAATAAACTCTACCACATTCCTTCTGCTGTAGATACTGTTCTCTACAATACAATACTTGCTGAGACATGTAAATTGGGGAATTTGCAGGCGGCAGTGGTCCTTCTTGATGAGATGGTCCAGAATGGTGTGCTGCCCGATAGTTATACTTACACTATTATTCTTTCTGGGTTATGCAGGAAAGGAAAATTGGTTGCTGCTATCTTGTTGTTGGGGAAATTGATGGAAAAAGAAACTTTATCACCAAATATGGTATCATATACCTGTTTGGTTGATGGCCTTTTTAAGGTCGGGCAATCAAAGGCAGCATTGTATCTTTATGAAGAGATGGAGAACAAAGGCCTGAACCCTGACACTATTGCACTTAATGCAATTTTAGATGGATACTCAAGGATGGGGAAACTGGTGCAAGCAAATAATCTTTATTCTACTATGAGGAGCAAAAGTTTGTGTCCTACCTTGGCTACATATAATATTCTCTTGCATGGGTATTCAAAGAAACATATTTTGGTAGCATGCTCTAGGTTGTTCAGTATTATGATGAGGACAGGTTTTCTGCCTGACAAATTAACTTGGCATTCTCTTATTTTTGGACTTTGTGAGTCTGGCATGTTGGATGTTGGTATCAAAATGCTGAAAAAAATGACAATGGAAGGTGTTATAGCTGATCAGTTTACATTTAACATGCTTATTGCCAAGTGTTGTGAAACTGGAGAGATGTCAAAGGCCTTTGATCTGGTTaatattatgaattattttgGCGTATGTTCAGATGTAAATACCCAAAATGCCATCTTAAATGGACTGGTTAGAACTTCATCTTTCCGGGAATCTCATATTCTTTTGCATGACATGTTAGAAAAGGGTTTCATTCCGAAGTGTACACAATATATCACTCTAATCAATGGTATGTGTAGAGTGGGAGATATTCAAGGAGCATTCAAGCTGAAAGATGAGATGGAAGCACTGGGTATCAGTTCCCGTGATGTTGCTGAGAGTGCTATGGTTAGAGGGCTTGCACGAGGTGGGAAAATTGAAGAAGCCATGCTGGTTTTTAATTGCATGCTTCAGATGCGACTCATTCCAACTACTGCAACTTTTACATCTTTGATGCACATTTTGTGCAAGGATGCAAACCTTAAGCAGGCTCTAAAGTTGAAGGGCATTATGGAGCATTGTGGTCTGAAGCTTGATGTTGCTGCTTATAATGTTCTCATTTCAGGTCTTTGTGCTAATGGTGATGGTGTGGTTGCATTTGAACTTTATGAAGAGATGAAACAAATAGGTCTCTGGCCCAACACCACCACCTATGCTGTTCTCATTGAAGCCATTTCAGCAGAAAATAATATTGTCAAGGGTGAAATGCTCTTGAGGGACTTGCAGGAAAGGGGATGGATATCTTGGGATTGGGATGGAAGCACCCAACAATTAAACGAGGGATTGATAATtgccatgaaaaaaataagttcATTGAGGAAAAATAGAAGGAAGCCAAAAATAAGTAggaaaacaatttaa
- the LOC126694292 gene encoding transmembrane emp24 domain-containing protein p24beta2-like isoform X1 codes for MKIGLQKFAVLVLLALLSSLQTVFGIRFVIDREECFSHNIEYEGDTLHISFVVIKVDGAWHYTHDGVDLVVKGPSGEQLHDFRDKTSEKIEFVAQNKGIHRFCFTNKSPYHETVDFDVHVSHFSYYDQHAKDEHFNPLLDQISKLEEALYNIQFEQHWLEAQTERQAIVNDAMGRRAVHKAFFESAALVGASILQVYLLRRLFERKLGMSRV; via the exons ATGAAGATTGGGTTACAGAAATTTGCTGTGTTAGTATTGCTGGCACTCTTGTCAAGCCTGCAAACTGTGTTTGGCATTAGGTTTGTGATTGATAGGGAAGAGTGCTTCTCTCACAATATTGAATATGAGGGGGATACGCTGCATATTTCTTTTGTTGTAATTAAGGTTGACGGAGCTTGGCATTATACTCACGATGGTGTAGATCTTGTG GTGAAAGGACCTTCAGGTGAACAGTTACATGATTTTCGTGACAAGACAAGTGAGAAGATTGAGTTTGTGGCTCAAAATAAAGGAATCCACCGTTTTTGCTTCACTAATAAATCTCCCTATCATGAGACAGTAGACTTTGATGTACATGTTAGCCATTTTTCATACTACGACCAGCATGCAAAAGATG AGCATTTTAATCCTTTGTTAGATCAAATATCAAAGTTGGAGGAAGCTCTTTACAACATTCAGTTTGAACAGCATTGGCTGGAGGCTCAGACTGAACGCCAGGCAATAG TAAATGATGCAATGGGTCGGAGGGCTGTTCACAAAGCCTTTTTTGAATCAGCAGCACTTGTTGGTGCCAGCATTCTCCAAGTTTACCTTCTGCGCCGCCTCTTTGAACGGAAGCTTGGGATGTCCAGAGTTTAA
- the LOC126694298 gene encoding protein NOI4 isoform X2: MSSGSNGHFLPFKVDGWRDKGQPLPKFGEWDVNDPASAEGFTVIFNKARDEKKTGGKPESPGKGDSQIKPGVDTAKPQAKKWFCCFQEPPTQS; the protein is encoded by the exons ATGAGCTCCGGCTCAAATGGGCACTTCCTCCCGTTCAAAGTTGATGGGTGGAGG GACAAGGGTCAACCACTACCAAAATTTGGTGAATGGGATGTCAATGATCCTGCTTCAGCTGAAGGATTTACTGTGATTTTTAATAAGGCTAGGGATGAAAAGAAAACGGGCGGCAAACCAGAGTCACCTGGAAAGGGTGATTCTCAAATCAAGCCTGGAGTTGATACTGCCAAGCCTCAGGCT AAAAAATGGTTTTGCTGCTTTCAAGAACCACCTACACAATCCTGA